Proteins from one Candida orthopsilosis Co 90-125, chromosome 2 draft sequence genomic window:
- a CDS encoding Ecm7 protein (S. cerevisiae homolog ECM7 has role in fungal-type cell wall organization) — MLLRRPFIKFTSSISTLSKEEKFLFSLRLSSTCLAIVTILIMLIGPVVVKSFYITRVNCSHLDVSHGLYNSLKNSVGAATSILGVGEGSYVPMGTSLTSSDIKLLTDYAEEQVGEAPQYCLTSLWRFCFGNYDTYTINGTDGEDLIRKRNESLTCTGNKGIAFDYRTQLLSIGLQSILAYAYQTRLYKDDTYERHINQREHRFKLAINAMIFTVCVQAVLLFALIVIYANRGPTKDLSRIPNVVLHVLSVLSVMGFCSSIIESALITNLINLTTNEVKSKLGDFGVSFASGPAWMTFMWLSSAFCAITMASWALPMWCANPPDESRHKLDDSLLINLNRHVD; from the coding sequence ATGTTACTACGAAGACCCTTTATAAAGTTTACCCTGTCTATATCTACTTTATCCAAGGAGGAAAAATTCCTCTTTAGCTTGAGGTTGTCGAGCACATGTCTCGCGATTGTGACgattttgataatgttgaTTGGTCCCGTTGTTGTCAAGTCATTTTACATCACAAGGGTTAATTGCTCCCACTTGGATGTTTCGCATGGGCTTTATAACTCATTAAAGAATTCAGTTGGTGCAGCTACATCCATATTAGGTGTCGGAGAAGGCAGCTACGTACCCATGGGAACAAGCTTGACAAGCAGTGACATCAAACTACTTACCGATTACGCTGAGGAACAAGTTGGCGAGGCTCCTCAATACTGTTTAACATCGCTTTGGAGGTTCTGCTTTGGTAACTATGATACGTACACAATTAATGGAACGGATGGGGAAGATTTAATCAGAAAGAGGAATGAGTCGTTAACTTGCACAGGAAACAAGGGGATCGCATTTGACTATCGAACTCAACTTTTGTCCATAGGACTCCAAAGCATATTAGCTTATGCGTATCAGACCCGACTTTATAAAGATGACACATATGAGCGACATATCAATCAGAGAGAACACAGATTCAAGTTGGCCATAAACGCCATGATATTCACCGTGTGTGTTCAAGCAGTCTTGTTGTTTGCTTTGATAGTCATTTACGCTAACCGTGGCCCAACAAAGGACCTAAGTCGAATCCCAAATGTTGTGTTGCACGTTTTATCAGTGTTGTCTGTGATGGGGTTTTGCAGTTCCATCATTGAACTGGCCTTGATCACCAACTTGATAAATCTCACTACAAACGAGgtcaaatccaaattgggTGATTTTGGTGTGAGTTTCGCTTCAGGACCTGCGTGGATGACGTTTATGTGGCTTTCATCGGCATTTTGTGCAATTACAATGGCAAGCTGGGCTTTACCAATGTGGTGTGCTAATCCCCCTGATGAGAGTAGGCACAAACTAGACGACTCTCTTTTAATAAACTTGAATAGACATGTAGATTGA
- a CDS encoding Tuf1 translation elongation factor TU: MESRITVFQPTRTKKIEKEKQSKIFFQSLCLRSSTNMFKRFAVSLPRLALSARPQLVRGLAAYNRAKPHVNVGTIGHVDHGKPLLTAAITKVLAEKGQASFLDYGSIDRAPEERARGITISAAHVEYETDKRHYAHSDLPGHSDYIKNMITGTSQMDGAIIVVAATDGQMPQTREHMLLARQVGIQNLVVFVNKVDTIDDPEMLELVEMEMRELLSSYGFDGENTPVIMGSALCALEGKQPEIGVEAIQKLLDAVDEYIPTPERDADQPFLMPVEDVFSISGRGTVVTGRVERGVLKKGEEVEVIGENSFKATSTGIEMFKKELDAAMAGDNCGILLRGVKRDEVKRGMVLAKPGTTTPHQKFLASIYILTSEEGGRSTPFSEGYKPQCFFRTSDVTTTFTFPEGEGVDHSQMVMPGDNVEMVGTLIKKAPLELNQRFNIREGGKTVGTGLVTRIIE; the protein is encoded by the coding sequence ATGGAATCGCGTATAACGGTTTTCCAGCCAACGAGAAcgaaaaaaatagaaaaagaaaaacagctgaaaattttttttcaatccCTTTGCCTTAGATCGTCAACAAACATGTTTAAAAGGTTCGCTGTATCTTTGCCACGTTTGGCACTTTCTGCTCGTCCTCAACTTGTTAGAGGATTAGCTGCCTACAATCGTGCAAAACCACATGTCAACGTTGGAACCATTGGCCATGTTGATCATGGTAAACCCCTTTTGACCGCCGCTATCACAAAAGTGTTAGCCGAAAAGGGTCAAGCAAGCTTTTTAGACTACGGTTCAATTGACCGTGCTCCAGAAGAACGTGCAAGAGGTATTACTATTTCTGCCGCCCATGTTGAATATGAAACTGATAAACGTCACTATGCCCACTCCGATTTGCCCGGCCACTCCGATTATATCAAGAATATGATTACTGGTACTTCTCAAATGGATGGTGctattattgttgttgccgCTACTGATGGTCAAATGCCTCAAACTAGAGAACATATGTTATTGGCTAGACAAGTTGGTATTCAAAACTTGGTTgtttttgtcaacaaagttGATACCATTGATGATCCAGAGATGttggaattggttgaaatgGAAATGAGAGAATTATTGAGCTCATATGGATTTGATGGTGAAAACACTCCAGTCATTATGGGATCTGCCTTGTGTGCTTTGGAAGGTAAACAACCAGaaattggtgttgaagctattcaaaaattattggatgctgttgatgaatatatTCCAACTCCAGAAAGAGATGCTGACCAACCATTCTTGATGCCTGTTGAAGATGTCTTTTCTATTTCAGGTAGAGGTACTGTTGTCACTGGTAGAGTCGAAAGGGGTGTGTTGAAGAAAggtgaagaagttgaagttaTTGGTGAAAACTCATTCAAGGCTACTTCCACTGGTATTGAAATGTTTAAAAAGGAATTGGATGCTGCTATGGCTGGTGACAACTGTGGTATTTTGTTGAGAGGTGTCAAGAGAGACGAAGTCAAGAGAGGTATGGTTTTGGCTAAACCAGGTACTACTACTCCACACCAAAAATTCTTGGCTTCTATTTATATCTTGACTTCCGAAGAAGGTGGTCGTAGTACCCCTTTTAGTGAAGGATATAAACCACAATGTTTCTTCAGAACTAGTGACGTTACCACTACATTCACTTTCCCAGAAGGTGAAGGTGTTGACCACTCACAAATGGTTATGCCAGGtgacaatgttgaaatggTGGGAACCTTGATCAAGAAGGCCCCATTAGAGTTGAATCAACGTTTCAACATCAGAGAAGGTGGGAAGACTGTTGGAACAGGATTGGTTACTAGAATCATTGAGTAA